TACCACCTGAAGGGCGGGATCCTGAAGTATCTGGAAGACGTCCCGCAGACCGAAAGCCGCTGGAACGGCGAGTGCTATGTGTTCGACCGGCGCGTGTCCGTGGGCCATGGCCTGGTTCCGGGCCAGCACAGCATGTGCTTTTCCTGTGGCTTTCCCCTGACGCCGCAGGATCGCAGCGACCCCCGGTACGAGGAAGGCGTCTCCTGCCCCCGCTGTGCTGGCACAAGGACTGAGCACGAAAAAGCCAACCTGCGCACCCGCCCCCAGCAGCGCGGATGGGTCAGGGCGGAGACGGTGACGTGACCGTAAAGTTTCCCAATACGCGAACCCCCATGGCCCCTGCCCCGCCCATGCGCGGATTTTTCGCTATCGGGGCCGAGGGGATCAGCAAGGCCTTCAACCTGGGGAATATGCTGCGCTCGGCCCACGCCTTCGGGGCCAGCTTTGTCTTCACTATCGGGGCTGAACCGTCATTGTACGAGATACGCTCGACCGATACGTCGGACGCGCCCGGCCACCTGCCCCTGTATCACCACAACACCATCGACGATCTGTCCCTGCCGGTGGGCTGCGCCCTGGTGGGGGTTGAGCTTCTGGACGATGCGGTGGAACTCCCCCGCTTTCGCCACCCCCTGCGGGCCGCCTATATCCTGGGGCCGGAAAACGGCTCCCTGTCGCCGGAAGTCCAGGCGCGGTGCGACCACACCATCATCATCCCCACCCGCTTTTGCCTCAACGTGGGCATTGCAGGCGCACTGGTCATGTACGACCGCCTGCTGGCCCTGGGACCGTACCGGGAAACAGCCCGGACGCTACCGTAACTTCCACACCCGCGTGGTCCTGATCCCCGTGCTTTCCACGTCCTGCGACACAGGCACATCGTAACTGGCCAGCAGGTCCAGACTCTCCCGAGGCGCGTAAGCCCGGCCCGGATCGGCCAGAAGGACCGTGACACCCTGCGCCGCCTGCCTCCGCAGCCAGTCCAGGACCTTTC
The sequence above is drawn from the Pseudomonadota bacterium genome and encodes:
- a CDS encoding RNA methyltransferase, which translates into the protein MTVKFPNTRTPMAPAPPMRGFFAIGAEGISKAFNLGNMLRSAHAFGASFVFTIGAEPSLYEIRSTDTSDAPGHLPLYHHNTIDDLSLPVGCALVGVELLDDAVELPRFRHPLRAAYILGPENGSLSPEVQARCDHTIIIPTRFCLNVGIAGALVMYDRLLALGPYRETARTLP